In Plasmodium gaboni strain SY75 chromosome 11, whole genome shotgun sequence, the following proteins share a genomic window:
- a CDS encoding hypothetical protein (conserved Plasmodium protein, unknown function), producing MEKERKQFEVTRNSCTTSIKENLEYSTNIIKNVNNFILYPTLDNNYNYYNNILFDDYIYDKEGQHRNDMNYSGNTNNIYNINNNNLLLNKEYEKGMAYDKIIMNQKYCNTPIDTLHNNFQTNKLANVVNSIKFEDNTNIKIPVFLKNSPLDLLYPEFNSYIEQSLTKNDNEQQSEEYNMEGMKEQGMNTSTNVDNNIIYYNNIKNDNVISNDNNNNNNDNNNNHCYNNNFNNIEQTKNINNYLCNHVDNNTMIRNKMYDYFDNEKNNMIHISNVNDINNILLRNEQTNPADIIFNSYKNVYVSKNKKDDHINTEMNTLNVLKDQKMPILDHNDRDNLLSVEKNMRKKINVLNFEDNNSVNNNNNNIYAGGEDDSNNYTFDNYNFSDYPDYTHSTKLSKNPLFISFIDTTNKTAKLKTFDINNNKEVKTKQFFTPEKKKKGNFKDAQVQTNEEELKNYLTQNVVDSDVEHVLNIINKKTKKISENISTQENKQISSNNHTLNNNNNNNEDILLQNNQTHMHSSKYDISYNLIKPSSSDKSISNTTNNINGCNNNNNNSIIHTRNNRNNKNSQLQKCIIVSNNKCSMKQNIYTTNLQVSQYNFNTPLNINDDYINGIYRMNHENGNSNVYTHKKKNIYNNKKNNKNNNNNNNNNNNYNYNNNNNNNNNVYIKHHIKTQMNDPSEHILNNTNKCLSNISNNNYSYYPYKEQKIENIYPPFIYHMLNIPSYDRNINLSFLKKNHQNIEKRINEDSSNLKRDINKTNQSTYVKNNEHINNKVEVNEHEDEDKKSEIINNLLLKKLDIEKKKKIYEKWKYENYLKATLHLKRNNQLKYKNKEHFNILKNIYYNDQNNNIINPQIFNEHMTNNKNQHLLYSSISLNQTNNNILYSNEKQNNYNNGINEENSINYNKNTKLCISSNDHNTIFENSNKFLPQKYETNNLHSQDNNETRCRSLSYKNRLHKLILLKESIQQYKLISNTKNVLNTNPNNQIGNNNTHNHLLQYNHSISFQDDISNNINNLKNYEKENKNSNQSEYFLLNQKKQNTTNNQAQQQNNIKIKYNLKKQNILKQNYNDRNNSDLNYLENNNTIKNYVSTQISQEQNICNHPSNTFHNETIDNHIRNTTNYHMVGKPEAATSNNNKFVNNNNNNNQKKNNNNKKKKKKKKNINVKMNMNENNLLNNINITQNNNNSNNHLRIKASVKNPIEESTIHNIKNDKRTKHKSISNKRIFNKELLNKEKEILSDTEIEFRKKNSMDQLKENTPTDTSNTKNFLRKKNGSGGGNYLKIKPPFFKGTNTSTRSKSTNTNNVEKKNFEHDYLTSDYKVDLSMSDNIFEKTNDEINLENIDPNKWIQKIFGDIH from the exons atggaaaaGGAAAGGAAGCAATTCGAAGTAACAAGAAATTCATGTACGACTAGTATAAAAGAGAATTTGGAATATTctacaaatataataaaaaatgtaaataattttattttatatccAACATTAGacaataattataattattataataatatattatttgatgactatatatatgataaagAAGGACAACACAGAAATGATATGAATTATTCAGgtaatacaaataatatatataatataaataataataatttgttattaaataaagaatatgaaaaagGTATGGCatatgataaaattattatgaacCAAAAATATTGTAACACTCCTATTGATACACTTCACAATAATTTCCAAACAAATAAACTAGCAAATGTTGTTAATTCGATAAAATTTGAAgataatacaaatattaaaattcctgttttcttaaaaaattcTCCTCTTGATCTCTTATATCCTGAGtttaattcatatatagAACAAAGCTTAACTAAAAATGATAACGAACAACAAAGTGAAGAATATAACATGGAAGGTATGAAAGAACAGGGCATGAATACGTCAACAAATGTGGataataacataatatattataacaacATAAAAAATGACAATGTTATAtcaaatgataataataataataataatgataataataataatcattgttataataacaattttaataatattgaacaaactaagaatataaataattatctATGCAACCACGTTGATAATAATACCATGATtagaaataaaatgtatgattattttgataatgaaaaaaataacatgATACATATATCGAATGTCAAcgatataaataatatattattaagaAATGAACAAACTAATCCTGCagatattatattcaattcttataaaaatgtatatgtatctaaaaataaaaaagatgatCATATCAACACGGAAATGAATACACTCAATGTTTTGAAGGACCAAAAAATGCCTATTCTTGATCATAATGATAGGGATAATCTTTTAAGTGTCGAAAAAAatatgagaaaaaaaataaatgtcCTAAATTTTGAAGATAACAATAgtgttaataataataataataatatttatgcTGGTGGTGAGGATGATAGTAATAATTACACAtttgataattataatttttcagATTATCCAGATTATACCCATTCAACAAAATTATCAAAGAACCCATTATTCATCTCTTTTATAGACACCACAAATAAAACGGCAAAGCTAAAAACATTcgatataaataataacaaagAAGTTAAGACAAAACAATTTTTTACACcagaaaaaaagaaaaaaggaAATTTTAAAGATGCGCAAGTGCAAACTAATGAAGAAGAActaaaaaattatttaacTCAAAATGTTGTCGATTCGGATGTAGAACATGttttgaatataataaataagaaaacaaaaaaaatatcagaaaatataagtacacaagaaaataaacaaatatcCTCAAACAATCACacattaaataataataataataataatgaagatatattattacaaaataatCAAACACATATGCATTCATCAAAATATGatatttcttataatttaataaaacCATCTTCTAGCGATAAAAGTATCAGTAATACTACAAACAATATAAATGGctgtaataataataataataatagtattattcatacaagaaataatagaaacaataaaaattctCAACTACAAAAATGCATAATCGTGtctaataataaatgttctatgaaacaaaatatatatacaacCAATCTGCAAGTGTCacaatataattttaatacacctctaaatataaatgaCGATTATATAAATGGGATATATAGGATGAATCATGAAAATGGTAATTCAAATGTGTatacacataaaaaaaaaaatatatataacaataaaaaaaataacaaaaataataataacaacaataataataataataattataattataataataataataataataataacaatgtttatattaaaCATCATATTAAAACCCAAATGAATGATCCATCAGAACATATTCTTAACAATACAAATAAATGTCTATcaaatatttcaaataataattattcttattatccatataaagaacaaaaaatagaaaacatatatccaccttttatatatcatatgCTAAATATTCCCTCCTATGATAGAAATATAAACTTgtcttttttaaaaaaaaaccatcaaaatatagaaaaacGAATAAATGAAGATTCATCAAATTTAAAAAGAGATATAAACAAAACAAACCAATCGACATatgttaaaaataatgaacatataaataataaagtaGAAGTGAACGAACATGAAGATGAAGATAAAAAATCggaaattataaataatttattacTAAAAAAACTTGAcatagaaaaaaaaaaaaaaatatatgaaaaatggaaatacgaaaattatttaaaagCAACATTACATTTAAAACGAAATAATCaattgaaatataaaaataaagaacattttaatattttaaaaaatatttattataatgatcaaaataataatattattaatcCTCAAATTTTCAATGAACATATgacaaataataaaaatcaaCATCTATTATATTCATCCATATCTTTGAAtcaaacaaataataatatcttatattctaatgaaaaacaaaataattataataatggaatcaatgaagaaaattctattaattataacaaaaatacaaaattatgtatatcATCAAATGATCATAATACAATATTCGAAAATTCTAATAAATTTCTTCCTCAGAAATATGAAACAAATAATTTACATTCTCAAGACAATAATGAAACCAGATGTAGATCTCTTTCATACAAGAACAGATTAcataaattaatattattaaaagaaagTATACAACAATATAAACTCATATCCAATAcaaaaaatgttttaaatacaaatccaaataatcaaattggaaataataatacacaTAATCATCTTCTACAATATAACCATAGCATAAGCTTTCAAGATGATATATCtaacaatataaataatctaaaaaattatgaaaaagaaaataaaaatagtaaTCAAAGCGaatattttctattaaatcaaaaaaaacaaaacacTACAAATAATCAAGCACAGcaacaaaataatatcaaaattaaatataatttaaaaaaacaaaatatattaaaacaaaattataacGATAGAAATAATTCTGACCTAAATTATctagaaaataataatacgATCAAAAATTATGTAAGTACCCAAATATCTcaagaacaaaatatttgCAATCATCCTTCAAATACTTTTCACAATGAAACTATAGATAATCATATAAGGAATACTACAAATTATCATATGGTAGGTAAACCTGAAGCTGCAACctcaaataataataagtttgtcaataataataataataataatcagAAGAAgaacaacaacaacaagaagaagaagaagaaaaaaaaaaatattaacgttaaaatgaatatgaaTGAGAATAACctattaaataatataaacatcacccaaaataataataattcaaataacCACCTTAGAATAAAAGCCAGTGTAAAAAATCCAATCGAAGAATCAActatacataatattaaaaatgataaaagGACTAAACATAAAAGTATTAGCaataaaagaatttttaataaagaattattaaataaagaaaaagaaattcTAAGTGATACCGAAATAgaatttagaaaaaaaaattcgATGGATCaattaaaagaaaacaCTCCAACGG ATACATCCAACACAAAAAATTTCctaagaaaaaaaaatggatCTGGAGGTGGTAATTatctaaaaataaaacCCCCCTTTTTTAAAGGAACAAATACCTCCACACGTTCCAAATCTACAAACACAAATAatgtagaaaaaaaaaatttcgAGCATGATTATTTAACCTCGGATTATAAAGTCGATTTATCAATGagtgataatatttttgaaaagACAAACGATGAAATTAATTTGGAAAATATTGATCCGAACAAATGGATTCAGAAAATTTTTGGTGATATTCactaa
- a CDS encoding GTP-binding nuclear protein RAN/TC4 encodes MDSQEYIPQYKLILVGDGGVGKTTFVKRHLTGEFEKKYIPTLGVEVHPLKFQTNFGKTQFNVWDTAGQEKFGGLRDGYYIKSDCAIIMFDVSSRITYKNVPNWYRDITRVCETIPMVLVGNKVDVKDRQVKSRQIQFHRKRNLQYYDLSARSNYNFEKPFLWLARRLSNQPNLVFVGEHAKAPEFQIDLNIVREAEKELEQAAAVAIDEEDIEN; translated from the exons atggaCTCACAAGAATATATTCCACAATATAAACTAATCTTAGTTGGTGATGGTGGTGTTGGCAAAACAACCTTTGTGAAAAGACACTTGACTGGAgaatttgaaaaaaaatatatac cTACTCTTGGTGTGGAAGTTCACCCCTTAAAATTTCAAACCAACTTTGGAAAAACACAATTTAATGTGTGGGATACTGCAGGTCAAGAAAAGTTTGGTGGTTTAAGAGATGGATATTATATCAAAAGTGATTGTGCTATAATCATGTTTGATGTTTCATCTCGTATTACTTACAAGAATGTTCCAAATTGGTATAGGGATATTACAAGAGTATGTGAAACTATTCCTATGGTCTTAGTTGGAAACAAAGTTGATGTTAAAGACAGGCAAGTCAAATCTAGACAAATTCAATTCCACAGAAAAAGAAACTTACAATACTACGATTTGTCTGCAAGATCAAATTACAATTTCGAAAAACCTTTCTTATGGTTAGCCAGGAGATTGTCCAACCAACCAAATCTTGTTTTCGTAGGAGAACATGCTAAAGCACCAGAGTTCCAAATTGATCTAAATATTGTTAGAGAAGCTGAAAAGGAATTAGAACAAGCTGCAGCTGTAGCTATTGATGAAGAAGATATtgaaaattaa
- a CDS encoding putative AP-1 complex subunit sigma, with translation MIHFVLLISRQGKTRLAKWYIPLSQKEKAKIIRETSQITLNRTPKLCNFVEWREYKLVFKRYASLFFIACIDKGDNELITLEIIHHYVEILDKYFGNVCELDLIFNFHKAYYLLDEILVTGEMQESSKKTILRIVSAQDSLMEDNKTTKKLGALI, from the exons ATGATTCATTTTGTATTACTTATTAGTCGACAAGGAAAAACGCGACTAGCCAAATGGTACATCCCCTTATCTCAAAAAGAAAAGgcaaaaataataagagAAACATCACAAATAACTTTAAACAGGACTCCAAAACTTTGTAATTTTGTGGAATGGAGAGAATATAAACTTGTTTTTAAAAG GTATGCCagtttattttttattgcTTGTATAGATAAAGGTGACAACGAATTAATTACCTTAGAAATAATACATCACTATGTAGAAATATtagataaatattttgGCAATGTGTGTGAACTtgatttaatttttaattttcataaggcatattatttattagATGAAATATTAGTAACTGGTGAAATGCAAGAGAGTAGTAAAAAAACAATCCTTCGTATTGTCTCAGCTCAAGATTCATTAATGgaagataataaaacaaCTAAAAAATTAGGAGCccttatataa
- a CDS encoding hypothetical protein (conserved Plasmodium protein, unknown function): MVKFRPASKYMYPNDMCELIRTVTDIIEKKHDVEVDKKQLWDIVNNIYEQWINVSEIEKEEDKKDYYKLISFFTLLLSTNWFNEDQNELEDLVNEIYFAHMGLAQTYPEEELTRAIENSLGAEVKKCIINKNDLSVEFIKGDYGDGIFDGKIVLDLNEGLFLHTQKDVLQYTGKLPVDAYEIELAISSFDWKQRDEKKKE, translated from the exons ATGGTGAAATTCAGGCCAGCATCTAAATATATGTATCCCAATGATATGTGTGAATTAATAAGAACGGTAACCGATATAATTGAAAAGAAACATGATGTAGAAGTGGATAAAAAACAATTATGGGATATCgttaataatatttatgaacAATGGATAAACGTTTCTGAAatagaaaaagaagaagacaaaaaagattattataaattaatatcCTTTTTTACGTTACTTTTATCTACTAACTGGTTTAATGAAGATCAAAATGAATTGGAAGATCTTGTGAATGAAATTTATTTTGCTCATATGGGTTTAGCACAAACATATCCAGAGGAAGAACTTACCAGAGCAATAGAAAATTCCCTAGGTGCCGAAGTAAAAAAG TGCATAATTAATAAGAACGATTTAAGTGTGGAATTTATAAAAGGAGATTATGGAGATGGTATTTTTGATGGGAAAATTGTACTAGACTTAAATGAAGGTTTATTTTTGCACACACAAAAGGATGTTTTACAATATACAGGGAAATTACCTGTCGATGCGTATGAAATTGAACTAGCTATTAGTTCATTTGATTGGAAACAGCGAgacgaaaaaaaaaaagaataa
- a CDS encoding DNA mismatch repair protein MLH translates to MINEEINVCGNINKKDNDINNNNNNDINNNNNNDKNNNNLCLSDSNGDRRIIKLAEEDINRIAAGEVIIRPCNALKELVENSLDANSSCISIHLNKGGLKSLQIIDDGDGIHKEDLKIVCERFTTSKISNHKDIRNIKTFGFRGEALASISHVSYLSIISKKKNSPYCYSCNYKDGKPTQNEPTVCSGKNGTIIRFDDLFYNMPARLKTMNPNDEYNKCLEVLQKYAIHYPHVSFTCKKWLSNTVDLNTHKVGKGIGGYGGIYIIKQKRKELFDENNIIDGNLLGDNIQGNNNHTDNKPIDNKPNDNKPIDNKPIDNKPTDNKPIDNKPNDNKPIDNKPTDNKPNDNKPIDIKPTDIKPNDIKPTDIKPTSSVSYNEFEKKILEEEKYLDENYEKHLNNVRCVIQKVYGRNISKELSTIFLKEKSIPTFFKCYGLISNPTYNGKKGCYIFFINDRLVESNIIKKSCENQYSNFLAKGNYPWIYLSLRLKYDIVDINVHPTKKEVHFLYQEEISMLIGKKIHEFLKSFHNMRTFNISQEKLLQTKLDINSSMLQIKKEDKELSKRTDDNSLNDNTTNIIKKQIDTKRVRTDFKQITLTNYFVKKENITNDQLDNNNNNNNKSIDVIYNNNDQIDLYENNDEYKKINSMTNIKVNHDDYNKNNILEEKEYEMLILKGPNSILYNTQIDKHISNKIYERKYACEADEISSIKKLKMICQEKEKKELTECLKNSIYVGPVDNMHSLIQYKEKLLLIKMPLIIKEVTYQSILNRIGKIPPFQFEPPIPLYDLLLVAINNSYSGFYENPNYANKNIEIVCNELEQIFYTYNEMYSDYFSIIIEDGCIVTFPACCGEYFPGQEFLPFLFLRLATQIDYSKEINCINGICYLLANFYSKITLMNDTEWTYQNDLLMIKEKEKEIQMLLNKTNKNIINSNNHNQYYDETHFDYILGDESVVDINKHLSVSKNINLVFEKYFFPMIQLNNIMKIPNTFSNNGYIIELTSLNQLYKIFERC, encoded by the coding sequence atgattaaTGAGGAGATAAATGTATGTggaaatattaataaaaaagataatgatataaataacaataataataatgatataaataacaataataataatgataaaaataataataatttatgtTTGAGTGATTCTAATGGAGATAGAAGAATAATTAAGCTAGCTGAAGAAGATATTAATCGTATAGCTGCTGGTGAAGTTATTATTCGTCCATGTAACGCTTTAAAAGAACTAGTAGAAAATAGTTTAGATGCAAATTCTAGTTGCATTAGtatacatttaaataaagGAGGATTAAAATCATTACAAATTATAGATGATGGAGATGGTATACATAAAGAGGATTTAAAAATAGTATGTGAAAGATTTACAACTAGTAAAATTAGTAATCATAAAgatataagaaatattaaaacatTTGGTTTTAGAGGTGAAGCTTTAGCATCTATTTCTCATGTATCATATTTAAGTATTatatctaaaaaaaaaaattctcCTTATTGTTATAGTTGTAATTATAAAGATGGAAAACCTACTCAAAATGAACCTACCGTTTGTTCAGGCAAAAATGGTACCATTATAAGATTTgatgatttattttataatatgcCAGCAAGATTAAAAACTATGAATCCTaatgatgaatataataaatgtttaGAAGtattacaaaaatatgCAATTCATTATCCTCATGTTTCTTTTACATGCAAAAAGTGGTTAAGTAACACTGTCGATTTGAATACTCATAAGGTTGGTAAGGGTATAGGTGGCTATGGgggtatatatattataaaacaaaaaaggAAGGAACTGtttgatgaaaataatattattgatGGGAATTTATTGGGTGATAATATTCAAGGTAATAATAACCATACTGATAATAAACCAATTGATAATAAAccaaatgataataaacCAATTGATAATAAACCAATTGATAATAAACCAACTGATAATAAACCAATTGATAATAAAccaaatgataataaacCAATTGATAATAAACCAACTGATAATAAAccaaatgataataaacCAATTGATATAAAACCCACCGATATAAAACCCAATGATATAAAACCCACCGATATAAAACCCACCTCGTCAGTCAGCTATAACgaatttgaaaaaaaaattttggaagaagaaaaatatcTAGATGAGAATTATGAAAAACATTTAAACAACGTAAGATGCGTCATACAAAAGGTTTATGGTAGAAATATTTCTAAAGAATTAAgtacaatatttttaaaagaaaaaagtaTTCCTACCTTTTTCAAATGTTATGGTTTGATAAGTAATCCTACATATAATGGAAAGAAAGgttgttatatattttttattaatgaTCGTTTAGTAGAATccaatataataaaaaaaagttgTGAAAATCAATATTCGAATTTTTTGGCTAAAGGGAATTATCCTTggatatatttatctttaCGATTAAAATATGACATAGTAGATATTAATGTTCATCctacaaaaaaagaagtacattttttatatcaaGAAGAAATATCTATGTTGATAGGAAAAAAGATACATGAGTTTTTAAAATCTTTTCATAATATGAGaacatttaatatatctcAAGAGAAGCTATTACAAACCAAACTGGATATTAATTCGAGCATgttacaaataaaaaaagaagataaaGAATTATCAAAAAGGACAGATGATAACTcattaaatgataatactactaatataataaaaaaacaaattgATACAAAGAGAGTGAGAACAGATTTCAAACAAATTACTTTGACGAATTATTTTgtgaaaaaagaaaatattacaaatgACCAActtgataataataataataataataataaatctaTTGATGTgatttataataataatgatcaaatagatttatatgaaaataatgatgaatatAAGAAGATTAATAGTATGACAAATATAAAGGTAAATCatgatgattataataaaaataatatattagaagaaaaagaatatgaaatgttaatattaaaagGTCCTAATagtattttatataatacacaaatagataaacatataagtaacaaaatatatgaaagaaaatatgCATGTGAAGCTGATGAAATATCTAGtataaagaaattaaaaatgatttgtcaagaaaaagaaaaaaaagaattaacagaatgtttaaaaaattctATATATGTAGGACCAGTTGATAATATGCATAGTTTAATAcaatataaagaaaaattattattaataaaaatgccacttattataaaagaagTAACATATCAATCTATATTAAATAGAATAGGTAAAATACCACCTTTTCAATTTGAACCTCCTATACctttatatgatttattattagtagctataaataattcttatTCTGGTTTCTATGAAAATCCAAATTATgcaaataaaaatatagaaatagTATGTAACGAATTAgaacaaatattttatacatataatgaAATGTATTCAGATTATTTCTCTATAATTATTGAAGATGGGTGTATTGTTACATTTCCAGCATGTTGTGGTGAATATTTCCCAGGACAAGAATTTCTTCctttcttatttttaagaTTAGCTACACAAATAGATTATTCAAAAGAAATTAATTGTATTAATGGAATATGCTATTTACTAGCTAATTTCTATTCTAAAATTACTTTAATGAATGATACAGAATGGACTTATCAAAATGATCTTCTTAtgataaaagaaaaagaaaaagaaattcaaatgttattaaataaaactaacaaaaatattatcaattCAAATAATCATAATCAATATTATGATGAAACACATTTTGATTATATTCTAGGAGATGAATCTGTAgtagatataaataaacatttaTCAGTCtctaaaaatattaatctagtatttgaaaaatattttttcccTATGATacaattaaataatattatgaaaatacCTAACACATTTTCAAATAATGGATATATAATAGAATTAACATCTTTGAATCAGCTCTACAAAATTTTTGAGCGTtgttaa